The genomic window TTCTCTTTCGCATTCTCTTCCTCCCGTTTTTTCCCTTTCAGTCCTTGTTATACACTTTTTGCTCGAAACCTTTGTACACAACCTGAATACTGTCCTTATCGATTTCGTACTTTTGCGTATTATCctcttcatatttataaatactgAAAACTACTACACTagcatttttcattttgcgATTTTTTGCCGTGTGTGGATAGTtcaagaatattttaaagaagtTTAGAAACCATAAACTATGAccgaaaataatgaaaatatcattctcattattaaatatatatgacaaGGTATCTAAGAATCTATTTTGGGAATAATTTCTTCTTagttttacattttcatcAATTAAATCAACTATATCTTTATGCAAAAACTTTTTAACATTAGCAATAtcaaatttttcataaaaattatataatggaaTTGAATCAGGATTTCTGCTAATTTCTTGCAAAGAATTTAGAACATTAATAGGttcatcatatttatttattcttttatgaAATGAAATTAGGCAACTTGATAAAGCTCTTCTTAAATCTGAGCATAACAATACACTCTTATATTTTGCGTTATTCAAAATATCTATATGATCTTGTACattcattttctttatatctTCATGATTGTATTTTTCCGTTCGTTCTTTTTCGTTAACTGCACATTTTATGGAACTTTCATTTTCTACATCATTTGAATTTTCTGTGCAgatgttattattatccCCCTTCGTTGGAATTTCATTACTTGTGTTACTACTCCTATTCGTATTTCTTCTCTCTATTCTATGTTTTCTTTGCTGTgaattttcatcttttttattatactttttattacatttattattataactagCATTACATTTTACATTGGGTAATTCTATCATAATCATATCCCCATCATCACAATCGGTATTCATATAACTATCACCATCAGTTGATAATGCATCATATGTATTAGGTACAGAGGATGTATCACGGTCTCTATTATAACGTATTTTTCCAACAAGACCTCTATAATTAGTTCTATCAACACGGCCTCTACTACATTTCATTCTTGAACCACCTTCTCTATATTTTGTTCTTGTATCATCTACTCTACAATTTGTATCTTCTTTattcatttctttatttaagcCTTCTTCATCCATTTCATGGTTTGTGTATTCTTCATCCATTTCACTATTTGTCTCTTCTTCATCCATTTCACTATTTGTCTCTTCTTCATCCATTTCACTATTTATATCTTCTTCATCCATTTCACTATTTATATCTTCTTCATCCACATCACTGTCCGAGTCCTCTTCATCCATTTCACTATATGTGTCTTCTTCATCCACCTTACTGTTGGTACCTTCTTCTTTATCCACTTTTTCCCCGTTTATTGTGCTTTCTTTTTGTGCCTCTCTATATTTTTCTGTGTTATTATTCCTAACCCTATTTATAGCACCATCACCCCTATCACGTGTTCTTACTGCTCCTTCAAGATACGCCTCTTCTTCATCTGTGGATGTGTTACTATCCTCTTTAGCATAAGTGGAAGGGTTACTAGGATCTACATTCCTTGCAACATTTTCcaaatatttcatttgtttCAATTGTTTCAGTTGTTTCAATTGTTTCAGTTGTTTCAATTGTTTCAATTGTTTCAATTGTTTCAATTGTTTCAGTTGTTTAAAATGTTTCAATTGTTTAAAATGTTTCAATTGTTTCAATTGTTTCAATTGTTTCAATTGTTTCAATAGTTTCaacttcttcatttttttcatgtgtTTTATCTGTTTTGAATTGCACAACAGATTATCATTTGAATTTCTGTTAATATCTccacttaaaaaatttgatagTTCAACTGATTGTTTTATTCCGCTTTTACTTAAAGGGGAATCTATTAGTCCTGACCTTTTACTAAATAGAAATATGATTTCATGTAAGaatactaataatatatttaataaattttttgttgttaatCTCCTATTAAAAACACTATTCCATATTGATTCACTATgtcttataaaatatatggtttttatttgtacattttttctattattatttttatctatgCTGTTATTtacatcatttttattttcattttcattttcatcattatcattatcaacattatcatcattttcataataattatttcggtcggctaattttttttttctttttcttctttttttggGGATTGTGGAGGATATTTCAATAtgcttaattttattatataacaaatatcgTTTTAAACAACATAAtgctaattttaattttataactgAATTATCTACTGCTGAAACCATGATATCTgttaatatagaaaattgCAATAATTGTCCCTTAATTCGTGCTATATTGgtactactattattttcGTTATTAATTCTCTtcctatatttttctaatctTAACTTAAACGTACTTAAATAGTCatttataacattaaaaaataaaagaaaaacgaaAGATGAGAACAACACTGGAACAATACTAACGCTCAACTTTCTTAGGACCCTCTTTTGTAAAACATGATTATCTATAAGAAACTATCTTTTCTTTCtgttatacaaaaaaagttTGCTTTTCTCTATTTACAATAATACCGCTTATCTGCTTCATAAgcacgtatatatatctacgtacatatatctatatccgcatatatatatatacatatacatgtacgtgcaacaaatttatatacgtatatgtgtacatatagatgcagttataaatatacacttacatatatatatatatatatatatatatatatatatatatatatatatatatataataataggatgatgaaaaagtttatatttcttcttttctttttaagcTACAAAATACTGTAATAAAACGtctcttttaaaaaatgaaaaaaagtaacTACAACAAagtataaatacataagtatagttatatatatatatatatatatatatatatatatatatatatatatatataagggcATTACTTCAACGAACTTGAGCATGTAATTACCGAGGTTAGATTAGATTTTCATATGGATATTCATaacatataagtatatgtatatctatctatctatatatatatatatatctacctttttatgttttatgcatatataacatattaaaaaaaaaattaaaataatagttaacagaaaaaaatctaaaaaaaaaaattttttatttaaaaaagcacaataaaataaaaatttctataggttcacatatatatatatgctataAAACACgatggaaaaataaatgtataaatatttaaatatatgtgttcttttttatatatacttactgtatcttatattatatatatatacgcataaaataaataatattaaatgtacatataaaagaTAGGTACATAATGTATACAATTTATCACAGCATAtggtataatatatattatacattaaaatacaaggcagtatataatttaatgtaataataaaaactgatattaaataatgatttattataaaatatagcagaatatatatatcagaatattatatatagtacaaaataaaacaaaagggtttgtaatgtatatataatattatatagtattattttttatataatttaatagtctaaaaaaaattcaaaaaaaaataaaataaaatacatgcGAGCTAAAATAAGAAAGTATGTACATGATATATACTATAAGTATTGGAactaatcaaaaaaaaaaaaaaaaaaaaaaaaagatacaagaaaaattgttaaaatatactttCCTATTTTCAGTtacaactttttttttttttcattttatttaatttttttacgtttttacCTTTTCTAAGTAAATCGTTTTGtgttattgtttttatttacatataatttaaaagtagAAATTTACGGTTTTATTTTATCGCATTATTACTGCTGTTATATTACATCTGTTATATCTCTTCTGTTATGTTACAGCTGTTATATCTCTTTTGTTATATTACAGCTGTTATATCTCTTCTGTTTTATTACAGCTGTTATATCTCTTCTGTTTTGTTACAATTGTTATATCTCTTCAGGTATATTACAGCTGTTATATCTCTTCTGTTATGTTACAGCTGTTATATCTCTTTTGTTATATTACAGCTGTTATATCTCTTCTGTTTTGTTACATCTGTTATACCTCTTCTGTTATGTTACAACTGTTATACCTCTTCTGTTATGTTACAGCTGCTATATCACTGTCGTTATAACACTGCTGTtatttatgaacatatattttgGCGGTTCATCATTATGTACTGATTGCactacattatttatatactacTTTAActttaaaatagaaaaatcgtattaagaaatttttttttacgtttgCGGGTTTTTCATTCTTCGTAGCTTTTTTCCCCTATTTTGCAaatcgtatttttttttttttttttcatttattttttcgtagttttgttttttattttttattttaaattttgtattatttttgtagttttgttttttgttttttgttttttgttttttattttttcgtatttttgttttgttttttgttttttattatattagt from Plasmodium malariae genome assembly, chromosome: 13 includes these protein-coding regions:
- the PmUG01_13048800 gene encoding conserved Plasmodium protein, unknown function, with translation MVSAVDNSVIKLKLALCCLKRYLLYNKIKHIEISSTIPKKRRKRKKKLADRNNYYENDDNVDNDNDENENENKNDVNNSIDKNNNRKNVQIKTIYFIRHSESIWNSVFNRRLTTKNLLNILLVFLHEIIFLFSKRSGLIDSPLSKSGIKQSVELSNFLSGDINRNSNDNLLCNSKQIKHMKKMKKLKLLKQLKQLKQLKQLKHFKQLKHFKQLKQLKQLKQLKQLKQLKQLKQLKQLKQMKYLENVARNVDPSNPSTYAKEDSNTSTDEEEAYLEGAVRTRDRGDGAINRVRNNNTEKYREAQKESTINGEKVDKEEGTNSKVDEEDTYSEMDEEDSDSDVDEEDINSEMDEEDINSEMDEEETNSEMDEEETNSEMDEEYTNHEMDEEGLNKEMNKEDTNCRVDDTRTKYREGGSRMKCSRGRVDRTNYRGLVGKIRYNRDRDTSSVPNTYDALSTDGDSYMNTDCDDGDMIMIELPNVKCNASYNNKCNKKYNKKDENSQQRKHRIERRNTNRSSNTSNEIPTKGDNNNICTENSNDVENESSIKCAVNEKERTEKYNHEDIKKMNVQDHIDILNNAKYKSVLLCSDLRRALSSCLISFHKRINKYDEPINVLNSLQEISRNPDSIPLYNFYEKFDIANVKKFLHKDIVDLIDENVKLRRNYSQNRFLDTLSYIFNNENDIFIIFGHSLWFLNFFKIFLNYPHTAKNRKMKNASVVVFSIYKYEEDNTQKYEIDKDSIQVVYKGFEQKVYNKD